CATTCTGACCCGATCTGAAATACTAACCAAAGCTTATAAAGAAGACAAACCCAACAAATATTTTGCCGGATTTTCAGTTTTTTTATCGGAAAACAGGGAAAATGTTTATTGTAAAAAACTAATCGAAAATTCTTTTTCTCAATATCTGGAAAAATATTTATTGAAATACCCACAAAGAGCTGAATATCAAATAGCTTTCGTGGGCTCCATCGCTTTTTTTTACAAAGATATCCTTGAGGAAATTTGTAAAAAGCACGGTATTGAAATCAGCAAAATCATAGAAAAACCAATGGATGAACTCCAGCGATTTCACCAGAATGATTGAATTTCATTTTCAGATTATTGACCTAAAACCAACCCATTTAAGTAACATTTCTCACACTACGAAAAGAATAAAGAAACTTTTTGAATATGAAAATATGTTCATATTCTAGAATAGTTAAAAAATATATTTTTAAGCCAAACATATTTGGTAATTTTGCCATAAAAAGCAAATCAAAGTATGGGAAAGCTGATATCAGCAGTAAAAATGAAATGCCCCAGATGCGGGGAAGGCGAATTGTACGACAGAAGCACTCTGATACCCAAAGCCGGAATGTTTTCAATGAATACACATTGTAGTGAATGTGGATTAAAATATGAAAAGGAAATGGGCTTTTTTTATGGTGCTATGTATATTTCATATATGCTGAATATCGCCCTTTTTGTGACAGCTACAGTGGGTTATTATCTGTTTTTAGAAGATAAAGTTGATGGCACCTGGTATATTTTGGGTTATGTTTTGTTAACATTTTTATTGATTAGGTGGATATACCGTATGTCGCGATCAATATGGCTTATGTTTTTTATCTCTTATGATCCTGAAAAAAAAGAAATTATAAAATGAATAATAAAATGACTGGAAATTTTAATGATCTCATAAATTCTGACAAACCTGTTTTGATTGATTTT
The sequence above is a segment of the Cytophagaceae bacterium genome. Coding sequences within it:
- a CDS encoding DUF983 domain-containing protein; this translates as MGKLISAVKMKCPRCGEGELYDRSTLIPKAGMFSMNTHCSECGLKYEKEMGFFYGAMYISYMLNIALFVTATVGYYLFLEDKVDGTWYILGYVLLTFLLIRWIYRMSRSIWLMFFISYDPEKKEIIK